GTATTGTCACCTTCTGCAATGTGATTATGATCTTCAAATAAAATATCGCCGTTTCTCGATACTAAAACTGACCCGAAAGGTTGGTCCCCTTTAGCTAAGGCTTCTGAGGCTAAGTCAATGCAACGTTGTAAGTACGGTTTATCTTTTTCGGTAATCATAGGTTTTGCCCCCTTTTAGTCCTATAGTAGCGGATGTTGGATGGTAGGTCAAAGGAAGGGGATTTGATATAATAATGAAGAAGGAGTGTTGGCATGGATATTTATTATCGGGAAGCAGAGTTGAAGGATTTAGATCGGATTATGGAAATTGAGCAGGCGGGCTTTACGGCGGATGAGGCAGCATCGCGGTCAGCGATGGAGGAGCGGATTGCTTTGATTCCGGATACCTTTGTGGTGGCGGTAAATGCCGATGGCGCGATTTTGGGGTATGCAGTTGGGCCGGTAGTGGAGCAGCGGTATTTATTTGATGAGTTGTTTGAAAAGATCGAGGCAAACCCGGTGAGTGGCGGGTTTGTGAGTTTGTTGAGTGTAGCGGTGGCGCCGGAGTTCGCTGGAGCGGGCGTTGCCAGTGGGTTGTTGGGGGAAGTGGAACGGCGGGCACGGTTGGCGGGGCGTGAGGGAATCACGTTGACGTGTTTGGCGGACTTGATTGGATTTTATGAGAAGAACGGCTATGTGAATGAAGGCGTGTCAGCGTCGGAGCATGCGGGTGAGGTTTGGTATAATTTGGTGAGGGAGTTGTGAGTTAAATGATTGGAAGGGAGTACTTAGAAAAAGTAAATTTAATACAGATATTTATTTAAAGGGGGTTGAGAGGTGTGATTTATGTTGTTTTCGAAGTGGTTATCAAGGCTAACTGTATGGATAATTACCTTAGGATTGTAAGTGATTTGAAGGGAGAACTTAATAAGGTGAAGGGGTTTGTTCGCTCGGAGCGTTTCCAGAGTCTGGCGACTGAGAACAAGTTGCTTAGTCTTTCTTTGTGGGAAAGTGAAGAGGCGGTGAATACGTGGCGGAATCAGGTGGAACATCGATTGAGTCAGCGAGTAGGGCGGGATTCAATTTTTGAAAGTTATCAGATAAGCGTGTTGTCCTCCATTAGATCTTATGGCGATGATGATAGGAGGGAAGCGCCGGCGGATAGCAATGTATTTATTTTTGGAGAGAATTGAGGAGGGCTTTATGTCGACAAATAAGGAACAATTTATATACGTTTTGAAATTAATCCCGGCTTTGTTAAATGAGGGGAACTGGACCGAACTTGAGGAGCAGATTGTGGGGAGACATTTTTCGAGATTGGAGGCGTTGCTTGCTGAAGGTAAGTTGGTTTTAGCGGGGAAAACTCAGGGGCTGGATGAGAAGTCTTTTGGGATAGTTATATTGGAAGTTGAAGATGAAGCGTCAGCTGTGGCTATCATGCAAAGTGACCCAGCTGTAGCCGAAGGGATTATGACGGCGGAGTTATTTCCTTATAGGGTTGCGTTAAGTAAGTGAAAGGATGGAAATGGTTAGTTAGGTGTAATCGTAATAGCTACCTGATGAGGGATGGGTTAGTGATTTGAGCAATTAGAGATTTAATAAGGGTAGATATTTTCTGAGTGCTTGGTTTGGTTTGACAATTTGAGGGCTTTTAATCTCGGTTCTGTCCAAATTTTGTTTGGTTTTGGCCAGAGTAAGTCTATTCTGTCCATTTTTCTAAGTGTTTCCGACGTATTTTCTATGAGCGCCAAGCGAAAAAAAATCGAAAAAAGCCAATCTAACGTTTGCTAACTAGTTTCACGTCAGAATAGCCCAATTTAAAATTAATATAAAAGTCTCCACCTACCCCGTAAGTAGGAAATGAATTATCCTACGGACTTACCCACCGCGAGACAAATTAGATTGAAATTGTCGTGCGCTATTTCGTCGCGAGACAAATTAAGTCGAAATTGTCGTGCGCTGGTGCAGCGTAAGTGGGAAGTGAAGAACCATCATTCTCACTTACATGGGCGCACACATATTGGAGCATTTGTTGTGAGCGCGACCCTGGGCGCACACATATTGGAGTGTTTGTTGTGAGCGTGACCCTGGGCGCACACATATTGAGGCGTTTGTTGTGAGCGCGATGGGGGGCGCACACATATTGAGGCGTTTGTTGTGAGCGCGACCCTGAGCAGGAAAAGTGTGCTATTAAATAAACTACAAATTAGGCTATTCGGTCATGAAATCAGGTGCTTGGTGACCGATTAGCCTTATTCGGTCACGAAATCAGGTATTTGGTGACCGATTAGCTTTATTTAACGTTCGCTCACTTCCCGCGCCCACACCCCGCGTGCCTTCCCAACAAAACGAAGTCCCGCGCCTACACCCCGCGTGCCTTCCCGCCAAAACGAAGTCCCGCGCTCCAAGCCCACAAGCCTACCCCGCGACAGCCCGCAAGCCTACGCGTTCGCCAACCTCATAAACATCGGTAAAGGGTCGTTGGACAAGGATTGTTTGGCCATTTAGATTCAAGGAGTAATGGTATTCCTTACCTTGGAACTGGCGGGTCAAGACTTCAGCCGTCAAGTCGTTAAGGGCAACGTCGGTTAACTCAATTTGGTCTGGCCGTAAGGCATAAATCCCGCTAGCCTTCAAAGCGTCTGTTGTACCAACATTGGCTAACACCACCGAACTGTCTGCCACATGAAAAGCATCGCCTTCCCACCAACCTCTAAAAATATTGGCTTTGCTCACAAACGTCGCCACAAATTCGGTTTCAGGGCGATAGAAGATATCTTCAGGCGTTCCCACCTGTTCAATCCGCCCCTTGTTCATCACGACAATTCGGTCAGCCATGGCCAAGGCTTCCCCTTGGTCGTGGGTCACGTAAACAATCGTAGCGCCGGTAATTTGATGCAAACGCTGAATTTCACGACGCATCTCAATCCGCAACTCAGCATCCAGAGCACTTAAAGGTTCATCCATCAACAACAATTGCGGTTCGGTCGCAATCGCGCGCCCTAAAGACACCCGTTGTTTTTGCCCGCCCGATAATTCATGGGGGTAGGCCTCGCCCTTATCCTGCAAATTAATAATCTCCAACACATCCCCCACGCGCTGAGACATGTTTTGCTTCAACTCATAAGCAGCAAACTGGTCGTAGCGCAAGGGGAATTTAATGTGGTCAGCGACCGTCATGTGCGGCCATAAAGCAAAGCCTTGGAAGACCATCGACACGTCGCGTTTTTCAGGGGGAACGGAAAAGGAAGCATCGGCGACGGCAGTGTTATTTATTTCAATGGTCCCAGAAGTTGGGGACTCAAAGCCGGCCAACATCCTCAAAAGCGTCGTTTTCCCGCAACCGGAAGGACCGAGGATCGCAATAAACTCGCCATCTTCAATCGCTAAATTAATATCATACAGCGCTTGGAAATCGCCAAACTTTTTAGTCACATCAACAACATTTGTACTCATTTATTCACGACCTTTCTATTCCACATCCATTGAAACAACAGCAACAATCCATAGGCCCCGATAATCAAGATGACGATTAAACTGGAAAAAGCCGTTGAATACAAGGTATAGCCCGATTGTTGGAAACTCAAAATGGACACGCCGATGGTTTCCGAATTGGAAGAATACAACAAGGAAGACACCGTCAATTCTGTTAAAGCGCTCAAAAAGACTAACAAGGATCCGCCAATGACGGTCGGCGTAATTAAGGGCAACAAAATCCGCCGCCACTTGCCAAAGCCATTGGTACCGCCCACCCGGGCGGCTTCTTCCACCGAAGGGTCAATTTGCTGAAAGGCCGAAATCCCCGACCGCACCTGCAAAATCAGAAAACGCGTCATATAAGCGATGTACAAAATCGTCATCGACCCATAAATCCCCGGAAACCAGCCCGGTAAAGGTTGCATCCAAGCAAAAATCATCGATAGGGCAAAAACCGTTCCGGGCAAAGCGTAAGGCAAAGTCACCGCCAACTCCAAAGCCTGCGATAACCGCGTGTTTTTTCGCACCCGATAATAAGCAATCGCCGTTCCAAGCACCAGCGTCACCAAAGCCGTCACCCCGGCCAACCGCAAACTCACCCCAATCGCATCTGTCGTCGACGGGCTGGTCAAAATAAACCGATAATTATCCAGCGTCAAATTCTCCGGCGTAAAACTCAAACCATACGCCCGCAAAAACGGCGTCATAATCATGGAAATCAAAGGCAAAACCGTAGTAAGGGCAAAAAACCCAAAAATAAATATCTCTACCACAATCCGCTTCTTACCTAGAAACACCCGCGGCTCGTAGTCAATCGTTCCCGTTTCTAACCGCCGCGAACGACGCAAAGCAAACCATTGTAGCAGCATGCCGACAACCGCAATCAAGCCAAGAATGACAGACAAAACCGCGGCCC
This window of the Fundicoccus culcitae genome carries:
- a CDS encoding GNAT family N-acetyltransferase; the encoded protein is MDIYYREAELKDLDRIMEIEQAGFTADEAASRSAMEERIALIPDTFVVAVNADGAILGYAVGPVVEQRYLFDELFEKIEANPVSGGFVSLLSVAVAPEFAGAGVASGLLGEVERRARLAGREGITLTCLADLIGFYEKNGYVNEGVSASEHAGEVWYNLVREL
- a CDS encoding antibiotic biosynthesis monooxygenase family protein, producing the protein MIYVVFEVVIKANCMDNYLRIVSDLKGELNKVKGFVRSERFQSLATENKLLSLSLWESEEAVNTWRNQVEHRLSQRVGRDSIFESYQISVLSSIRSYGDDDRREAPADSNVFIFGEN
- a CDS encoding YciI family protein, which produces MSTNKEQFIYVLKLIPALLNEGNWTELEEQIVGRHFSRLEALLAEGKLVLAGKTQGLDEKSFGIVILEVEDEASAVAIMQSDPAVAEGIMTAELFPYRVALSK
- a CDS encoding ABC transporter ATP-binding protein — encoded protein: MSTNVVDVTKKFGDFQALYDINLAIEDGEFIAILGPSGCGKTTLLRMLAGFESPTSGTIEINNTAVADASFSVPPEKRDVSMVFQGFALWPHMTVADHIKFPLRYDQFAAYELKQNMSQRVGDVLEIINLQDKGEAYPHELSGGQKQRVSLGRAIATEPQLLLMDEPLSALDAELRIEMRREIQRLHQITGATIVYVTHDQGEALAMADRIVVMNKGRIEQVGTPEDIFYRPETEFVATFVSKANIFRGWWEGDAFHVADSSVVLANVGTTDALKASGIYALRPDQIELTDVALNDLTAEVLTRQFQGKEYHYSLNLNGQTILVQRPFTDVYEVGERVGLRAVAG
- a CDS encoding ABC transporter permease, whose translation is MTMNHSNKQRKPQLHAVSSLPFMRKLVVAVVVVLVFFFFILPTLRLALMSVMGEDGFTLSFFQDILSSKRTWNVLRNTLVMILGSMTVATILGVLFAWIVAYTDIRFKKLIQLLILLPFVIPSYVLSLAWVQFFGFNGTLQRFFELFMDHVPSWNLYSMSGIIAVMGISTFPLVYLFTINTFRQIPREDEFAARISGASTWQTFRKITVPMALPGIVGGMFIAFLSSLDNFGIPAFLGTPANISVLTTYIYQQVIGFGVTAFNRAAVLSVILGLIAVVGMLLQWFALRRSRRLETGTIDYEPRVFLGKKRIVVEIFIFGFFALTTVLPLISMIMTPFLRAYGLSFTPENLTLDNYRFILTSPSTTDAIGVSLRLAGVTALVTLVLGTAIAYYRVRKNTRLSQALELAVTLPYALPGTVFALSMIFAWMQPLPGWFPGIYGSMTILYIAYMTRFLILQVRSGISAFQQIDPSVEEAARVGGTNGFGKWRRILLPLITPTVIGGSLLVFLSALTELTVSSLLYSSNSETIGVSILSFQQSGYTLYSTAFSSLIVILIIGAYGLLLLFQWMWNRKVVNK